One Pseudomonadales bacterium genomic window, ACCAGATCAACCCAATCCTTTTCGCTACTACTTGCCGACTTGATAACTGGCAATAACGTTTTACACACCGGGCAATCCGGAGAAAGGAAGAATAGTAGCTGGCTGCGGCCACTTGCAGGTGCGCCGCCGATCTCGATAACACTGCCTGATAGTGTTTCGGCAGCTACCTTTGGCGCATCCATACCCACCTCAAGCTGCTTATTCACCATGAGTGCGCCCGCCGGAGCTACGCGCTCGTAGAGCACGCCAATTTGACGCGCCAAGGCAAAAACTACCAAGGCTAAAATCACTACTGCTATCCAGAGCAAAATGTTTGATATGACCAACGTCTGCAACATACTAACCCCGTAATCTCACCAATAAATGGCTATTAAACGATAGGCGCTCACATATTTGATAAAGCAGTATGGCGAGCAAAGACCCAAACAAAATGACGACCCAGTCAAACCATCCTATTGATTGCACCGCCATTTGAGAACTCGCATAAAGTGCGATCAATACTAACGAAGCGTTGCGCCACAACAACCAACCACTCAGCGGCTGCCGACCTAACGGGCCACTACAGCCACAATCAATATCGCGTTTGCCACGCAAAATATTAACACCAATGGCCATTCCATAAATTACCAGCAGCACAGCAGCCAGCAATGCTGCATAGGGTCGCGTCCAAACCATCAATAATGCAACAGCAATGACCAGTTCCAGCCCGGCGATACTCCAGACCAGTGACTGGCTTCCTTCCAGCAGAGGTAAGTCATAGGCATTAATCACACGGATATAATGCTGCGGCTCTCGTACCTTATGCCACCCAGCGGTAACAAATAGCCAAGCCAAAAAAATTGATGCCAGAAGAATGCTGACGGGTTCCATCGTCACTTTTGCCTCAGTCTACTGAGCCGGATACACCACGAAGGGTGTTTCCTGGCCAAAGTCACTCAGAGTGCGAATAAATTTACCCGTTTTTGCGTCATACACTTCCAGGTTCATTTCCGGCGTCGTGACCACCAATCTGGGATTTTTCCCCGAGGTCAATGCCAGCGAAATACCCCAGCTATTCAACTTTATACGCTGTTCTCGTTTACCCTTTTTGGCATTAAAGACCCAAACTTCAGGCCCTCCATCCTTGTGGCTGCCATTAAAACTCTCCGGGTTCATGAGTATATACAGACGACCGCTATCATCCGCACCCAATAATTGCCAGCCGCCCGGACGCCAACCTTGAGTACGTTCTTCAGTACTGATCAAAGACCATTGTTTCAGTATCTTTGGCTTGTTTTTGCTCAAATCGATGGGCTGAACCTGACCGGCCAGGCCCGGAAAATATGCAATACCATTGATAATTGCGGACTTTTCAAACAGTGTATTTTTATCGGTATCAAAAAATACTTCCGTTCGATTTTCCTCGGCTACCTGCCCGTTTTTATCGAGCTGAATTGACAACATCGCACCATTGCTGCAGAGGGAGCTAAACCCACGCGCCCCAGTGGGGTAAATTAATGCACAACCAGGCGTCTGTACTTCACTCAGAATTTTACGCGCTACCAAGTCGACAACGGTTACCGATGAAGCCGGCGTAAAATTAGAAATGAGTAGCAATCGTTCATCATCAATCAAAGCAATAGACTGCTTTTCGGGCATCGACTTCATGAGCTTGCCTCCCGGCAACACAATTTCATCGATTGGTGTTAAGGTTGCTTTATCATAGATGGTCAATACGTCGGTTCTTTCTCCACGATTACCGCGCGCATGAAAGGTTTCGCCGACATACATTTCCGGTCGCTTGCTAGACTGAATAAATTGCCCGATAAAGGAATTATTAAACATTCCTTTATACTGTTCACCTAAGGTCTCAGCACTTGTATCAAGCACGATCATCTTACCTTCCAGCATATGAAAGAAGGCCGCATCGTGAACGATCACCCAATCTGATGGGTAGGGTACCGGCAGAGTATTAATCTTGCCGATTGTTTCGGGCTTTATTTCCGCTTGAACTAAACAGCTCAGCAGCATCCCTATAAAAAAAACAACCTTATTGTTCATGAAGTTGTCCTCAGGCTTTTTCGATGTGAACAGCTTGAACGTTAGTGTATTCCTCTAAACCGATTTGACCAAATTCAACACCCAGCCCCGAATCTTTCACACCACCGAAGGGCACGTGTGGTTTAACCAACGCATGGCCATTAATCCACACCGAACCACATTCCATACGAGCCGCAATTGCTTTAGCTTTATCGATATCATTCGACCAAACTGAACCGCCGAGACCATTGGGGTTATTGTTAGAACGCTCGATAACCTCATCGATATCCGAATACTTAATAATAGGTAGAATCGGCCCAAACTGCTCTTCATCAACCAGACGACAACCATCGGTTACGTCTGCCACCAAGGTTAACGGGTAGAAGTATCCTGGTCCCGACATCGCTTCGCCGCCTACCAGGAAGCGCCCACCATCAGCTCTGGCCGCATCAGCCAACTCACGCACAATATCCAGCTGGGCGCGGTTTTGTACGGGCCCAAAATCAACCCCATCGTCCATACCGTTGCCCATTTTAACATTTTCCGCAAATTGCGTTAGCGCCGCACACATGTCATCGTAGATGCTTTCATGAACGTAGAGACGCTTGAGCGCCGCGCAAGTCTGCCCCGAATTAATAAACGATGTGGCAAATATTTTGGGGGCGATGGCATTGACATCAACATCTGGGAGGACGATACCCGCATCATTTCCGCCCAGCTCCAAAGTTACCTTTTTCAGCGTATCCGCCGCGCTCTTCATAATACCTTTGCCGGTCGGGGTCGAGCCGGTGAATACAATCTTTTGAATACCCGGATGGCTGGTGATCAAGCGCCCTAAACCGCCTTCACCAGTAACGATATTTAGCACGCCTGCTGGCAGCACTTCATTTGCCAACTCAACGAATCTAATGGTGGATAACGGGGTCATGGATGACGGCTTAATCACGACGGTATTGCCCGTCATGATGGCGGGAATCACATGCCAAATGCCGATCATTAGCGGCCAATTCCAAGGCGTAATGGAGCCCACGACACCCAAAGGTTTACGGTGCAATTCAACCCGGCA contains:
- the mauD gene encoding methylamine dehydrogenase accessory protein MauD; translated protein: MQTLVISNILLWIAVVILALVVFALARQIGVLYERVAPAGALMVNKQLEVGMDAPKVAAETLSGSVIEIGGAPASGRSQLLFFLSPDCPVCKTLLPVIKSASSSEKDWVDLVLASDGEEQPHATYVKAHNLESQQYVISEVLGRTYGVGKLPYAVLIDEQGKIASMGIVNSREHLESLFEAKEHQVASIQEYMSKQQNDNSLYTEVR
- a CDS encoding aldehyde dehydrogenase family protein, with translation MAQYSLIIDGKKVDTQDYFDVLNPATEALVAQCPVAKQEHLDQAVVAAQKAFKTWSKVDMATRKQKINEVADKIEAHFDELAALITQEQGKPLQGFAGLGSGFEVGGCVAWCRYTTTLDLPVAILQDDDECRVELHRKPLGVVGSITPWNWPLMIGIWHVIPAIMTGNTVVIKPSSMTPLSTIRFVELANEVLPAGVLNIVTGEGGLGRLITSHPGIQKIVFTGSTPTGKGIMKSAADTLKKVTLELGGNDAGIVLPDVDVNAIAPKIFATSFINSGQTCAALKRLYVHESIYDDMCAALTQFAENVKMGNGMDDGVDFGPVQNRAQLDIVRELADAARADGGRFLVGGEAMSGPGYFYPLTLVADVTDGCRLVDEEQFGPILPIIKYSDIDEVIERSNNNPNGLGGSVWSNDIDKAKAIAARMECGSVWINGHALVKPHVPFGGVKDSGLGVEFGQIGLEEYTNVQAVHIEKA
- a CDS encoding DoxX family membrane protein; translated protein: MEPVSILLASIFLAWLFVTAGWHKVREPQHYIRVINAYDLPLLEGSQSLVWSIAGLELVIAVALLMVWTRPYAALLAAVLLVIYGMAIGVNILRGKRDIDCGCSGPLGRQPLSGWLLWRNASLVLIALYASSQMAVQSIGWFDWVVILFGSLLAILLYQICERLSFNSHLLVRLRG
- a CDS encoding amine dehydrogenase, which codes for MNNKVVFFIGMLLSCLVQAEIKPETIGKINTLPVPYPSDWVIVHDAAFFHMLEGKMIVLDTSAETLGEQYKGMFNNSFIGQFIQSSKRPEMYVGETFHARGNRGERTDVLTIYDKATLTPIDEIVLPGGKLMKSMPEKQSIALIDDERLLLISNFTPASSVTVVDLVARKILSEVQTPGCALIYPTGARGFSSLCSNGAMLSIQLDKNGQVAEENRTEVFFDTDKNTLFEKSAIINGIAYFPGLAGQVQPIDLSKNKPKILKQWSLISTEERTQGWRPGGWQLLGADDSGRLYILMNPESFNGSHKDGGPEVWVFNAKKGKREQRIKLNSWGISLALTSGKNPRLVVTTPEMNLEVYDAKTGKFIRTLSDFGQETPFVVYPAQ